Below is a window of Lemur catta isolate mLemCat1 chromosome 11, mLemCat1.pri, whole genome shotgun sequence DNA.
ttttctcattgatgAAAATATAACCCAAGTCTTAACAACTCCACCCCCAACCCATCTGCATCCACATAATGGAGCTAGAGGTGGGAGAGAAGGGATCTGGGAACTGAGAGTGCTGAATGGAAAAGGGAAGAACAAGGCTTGTAGGTGATCCCCAGATGGGGGTAGGAAGAGGTAGACCTTGGATCCGACAATTCTCCCATTGCTGGCCTTCAGGTGGCACTGTTGGCCTAAGATTGCTTGGTTGGTGTTCAGCATGGTAAATGGTTGGTTTGAGGTTGACATTCTGCAGTTGGTTTGAGATTAGCCTCTTCTCTTTTAATGGATCTTGAAATGAGTATTAAAACTTCCTTAATTTAAACACTGGGTTGGTTTATTTTCTTGCAAGAGCTATGTTGAAATCCACCTGGCACCATTCCTGTTTAGGAGGTTTTTTGGGTGCATTTCTCCCGTTGGTTTTTCAAGATAGGTTTATGCCTTTTTCCTGTTTGGACACTGACTCCTTTTCATCCCAGCTGAAGTGCCCCCCAGGATAGTCTGAGTCAACAAAGATTCTCTTCTCACTactaaaatttcacataaatttatatattctgcCAACAGTAACTCCTGTGTCTGACCTAGGATGGAATGAGAGTTATTCCACCAGCAGCAGTCTTAATTTTTATGTACTGCTCGTATAGTTTTTGATGTCTATTAGCTGTAATTTATGCATATCATAGATATCATTCTTATGCCTATTTCAACATTCAGTGCCTTTGAAGAAAAAGTTACTGTTTTCAGCTGATAAGAGCTTAGTTAGTTTGCATTAAAGCAGAATATATAACATGGAAGATAAGACAAGTAACCTCACAATTCATACGTGCCTTCTATTTAGTAATAAGATGAAAATCTTTTGAGCTGTTGAGTTTATTTCTATAGGACTACTATCTATTTGTTTTTCCCAAATGGCTCTTAGTCTCTAGGCAGAATCCAGTTCAGTAACCTAGAGGCCAAATGACCTCATAACTCATTAGCAGCTTTCAGAGCCATCTGGAGCCCTTGAGGAGAACAGTGTTCAAAGGACTGATAATAAAGACAACAGCGTAATTATTCTTCTGCCATGATTACACCTTTAGATGGCAAGCAGTCAGCATATTTACTTTGCAGATTGCTTAGGCAGGTGTTTTCTGAAGGTATAATGCTGGGGTAGGATAACTTATTTCCCTGTCCTCTTCATCCAGCCTAGAAATAGGTAAATAACCTAGTGAATCACAGAATAGTTTATTGTAAAAAGGGCAGTACAGCAAGGAAGTAATAGTACATAAACACAAAATGCAAAAATTGCAAATGTAAAGCATGCAAAGGAAATAGCCATTTGGACTGTGGATGTTTCTCAACTTCAAGGCACATCCTGCCAACAACGTACACTGATTCATGTGTGgcttgctgtgttttcattttctaaagtGTTCTTAGATAATCTTGGGATTTCTTACAGtaacctttttctctttcttttcattttctgtaaggACTGTTTCTCCTTGCTGTTCAAGAAATGTCTTCAGTTTCAGAATATGCCTTGCGCATGTCCCGTCTGAGTGCCCGGCTATTTGGTGAAGTTGCCAGGACTACCGATTCCAAGTCCATGAAAGTAGTGAAACTGTTTAGTGAACAGCCTTTGGCCAAGAGGAAGGAGACTTACGACTGGTATCCAAATCACAACACTTATTTTGCACTCATGGGAACGCTCAGATTTCTTGGCCTCTATAGGTAAtgacaaaaaacacaaaaagggacctgagagattttttttagtagatcagaaaaggaaaaaattagcttTCCTATCCTTATAGTTTTGTGGTTCTTATAATAGAGGCCCAGTTGTTCAAAGGGTACAGTTTGCAGGGGAaaggcctctttttttttattttttgagacagagtctcactttgttgcctgggctagagtgagtgccgtggcgtcagcctagctcacagcaacctcaaactcctgggcttaagcgatcctactgcctcagcctcccaagtagctgggactacaagcatgcgccaccatgcccggctaatttttttcagtatatatttttagttgtccagataatttttttttctatttttagtagagatggggtctcgctcaggccggtctcgaactcctgaccttgagcgatctacccacctcggcctcccagagggctaggattacaggcgtgagccaccgcgcccggccaaaaggcCTCTTTCAAAATACCCAATGGgcaaatcaaaaatgaaaaaaggaaactcGGGCTTGTTAGAAGACATGTTTTAATTATGTCTAAAATGTGACTGAGTTatagagaaatatttcataattcacTAAGAGCACTCTaaaaaagatgcagagaaaaatatctaaatgCTGAGGAAGAAAACCCTATGCCAGATGTtagggctcacacctgtaatcctagcagtctgggaggccgaggtgcgaGGATTGcttgcgctcaggagtttgagaccagcctgagcaagattaagaccctgtctctactaaaagtagaaaaattagctggacatcatgttgcccacctgtagtcccagctacttgggaggctaaggcaggaggatggcttgaccctaggcgttggaggttgcagtgagctctgatgatgccactgcactctacccagggtgacagagtgagactctgtctcaaaaaaaaaaaaaagaaaacccagaaatgcCAGGGTTGCCAGGGTAGCAGGTTCTTACTATCAGATGAACAGAGTCCTTGCCCTATACCTGATCTTAGCTGGTGTGTGGGagcctcctttctcttctgctgGCGATTTTGTTGGCATTCTTATTTCCTCCCACTGTGTtctggcatttttattttgtatcctttttgatatattaatttagTCTAAATAAGCTGTAGTTGGCCTTTAAAGGTGATATGGAAATTACACAGGCTCTTAACACCATGCATTTATGTTTGTTCATGTCTAGGAAGTAGGTGCTTATAATTATATacctctagaaagaaaaaaagtcaaatacctaccattttctttaaaaaattttttttaattaccaaacTAATATATGCTCATTACAAAAGAATTCAAATAGTACATAGTTGTATAAAGTTAAAATACCTACCATCTGTtgaaaaatttaatgtattttaattggaCTTGTCTTTGGGCaacaatacaaaaattatttgagaCCATTCATACtaatatgataaaattaatagTGCAGCATGATACTCATTCCAGATAGCTAAAGGTTAATACGTTCATTTATGCAACAGATATTTCTTAAGTACCATCCATGTGCAGGCACCTGAGATGGCACTAGGAGAACAGCAGTGAACAAAGTAGGAT
It encodes the following:
- the MRPS33 gene encoding 28S ribosomal protein S33, mitochondrial, with translation MSSVSEYALRMSRLSARLFGEVARTTDSKSMKVVKLFSEQPLAKRKETYDWYPNHNTYFALMGTLRFLGLYRDEHQDFRDEQMRLKKLRGKGKPRKGEGKRAAKKK